In Fusarium fujikuroi IMI 58289 draft genome, chromosome FFUJ_chr02, the genomic stretch TCGTTGCTGGCCGAATTTCCTTATTCTCCTAGGTTCGCAGCTCAGAATTTCGTGTCAACGAAATTCAAAATTCTAAAGGACGCCTCGCAACCCATTTCTTCGGAGAATCTTCCCTCAACTTCCTACTTAGCATCACCGTGAGTCACTCAGCTCCACGAGTCCGCGTAACCTTCCGCACGCAGAAGATAGCTTAGCAATTCCACCCCATGAGCACAAGTTATACCCTGATGTGAATAGAGTAAAGGAGGTGATCCGTCGGTCCGTTGACACGACACAGCAGGTGATCAACAGTCCGAGTCAGGGGCGGAGCTTTTGCAGCGGCTCGATTTGATAAAGCTCAAGAGACAATTTACGAATGCAACGACATGTCAGGAATTGCACCAAGGATCCCCCTCCGAAAGAAATGAGCGGTGAATAATCAAGTCAGCTCCGGTGGTTTCATCTGGTTCCTGTCTTTGTGTGGTCAGCAGTTTTCAAACGTAGTTGCTCACCACTTACAATAGCACAATCCAAGAGCTCCTTCTCTTACTCCAAGACCTTATGACTCGTAATGGCACATTTGCCCCTTTCAGTGATATTCTTTAAGtgtcttcttttttctttaaatgGGTCACTTCTCTCGTGATGGAAATACGCCAACAGGACGCGCAAACTCATCTGTGTCAGCCTCGAGAACCCCCTTAGTCTTCAGCCTTTACCGCTATACCTCAACTTCTGCCGAACTAGTTGTCTCTCTAACTTACAACGTGTAAGTCCCACTGCGTGAGAGGCGCCGACTAATGGAGCTTGTTGATTAGTTACACCGTCGTTTGAGAAAGACCCGGTACCCCTACCAACACCTTCCGTGATAAAGCCCAAGCCATCAAAGTCACCTAGTCCGGGGACAGCTGTATCCCCTGCTGTAAGCGAAGGAACTAGAAGTTTCGACTCCTAATACAGTGGGTATTGAGAAGTTGTCACTTCGAGGAGGGCCAAAGCATCCGCTCTTGGAAAGACAACGAGGCTGAACAGGCTAGGACGTCAGCGTGTATAGATTGCGTGGAGGTTCAACTCGGCTCGTCTTGTTCTGAATGGATTCTTGTGGCTTGGCATCTCAACAAGGAAGCACAAGGATTGCCCTTGCGGTGCGTCCAGCGCCCGtgctttgttgaagaaacGGTTATGCATGCATGCTTGATATAGAATGGCTGGCTGATTGACTCTATGCTCAGAATGGCATAGCCAGCAGATGGAGGTCCTCAGGTGGCCCGACAGATATTGGAAATATCTGCCCAACTTTAGGTAAGAGAACTGAGAACTGAGACTTGTAAGCCCCGTGGCCAATCGTATTCACTGGTTCGTCAAATGCTATCGTGCGTACGCAGCCAGTAGCCATTGTGGCAACAGTATCCAAGCTCAATCTTGACTGTCCTCGGCGAAGGTAATAGAACGTTGCATTCCAGTCGATCAGAACAATCGTGTTCTTCGTAGAATCTTCTAGCAAACGGCAGTTGAGGCTATGACGTCAATGAGGCATCTCGACACCATCACTGCCCATTTCCCCTCATTTGGGGCATACcagcagcacagcacagtATGAATTTCTACTCTTCTGTGAGATCCATGCCGCTGGGGGGTATAGGTGGCTGTTTTCCCCTGCAAAGTCAAGTGTGTCTGCAGCAATGTGTTGCAATATCCGGAGATGGCTCCGGGCTGTTTTTTTCCCTTGTCGATGCCTGATTGGACGCTGGACTCGCAGGAGTAAACTCTCCGCTTGGAGTAAGCAAAAAGTCCCCTGTAAAAATGTTCGTATTTCCGCCGTGCAGTGCGGAAATCGCATATCGTATCGCATCTTATCTCATCACACAGCTGATATGCATCATTTTGCAGTGCAACCTCCATCCTCAATGTCATGATCCACCCCGGAAGACCCTCTCCGACGGGACTTCACTTAACTTGCCTTGGCCTGACCTGACCGCTGAGGCCACTTAAGCCGTGGATCAGCCTCATTGAAGCGATGCACATAAAATTTGGCCATTGGCATGATGAGGAATCTTCCGGTTTGTCGTAGATCACACACCGCTTAGCCTCTGTTCCCCTACTTCTGTGGGTGCCTAGGCtagctaggggaggaaagaaaactcaggacctcgaCCCCAactgacaaaaagacttaggtaagttagcaTAAATTCagcctaaatttagtatGAGTTTATGATATTATTTACTTGTTTTATTTTGACATTTTATGTTAAGGTTCcgtgttttcttgctccctgagggctAGTTGTCTGTCAGTCTCCGGATGCTTTTGCAAAGAATTCAAGCCCAACCCCAAACCTGAAAGTGTCTGAGGCAAAAACTTAACGGCTGCTGATGTTTCACCCCCCCCAATTAGTAAACAGGGGTCCCTTAGGTGACCCCCAATTCCGTCTTGTATCCGTGCCGTGAACACAAAAGCAAACTGAAGCCAATCCGAGCCCTAACAACTGATGCATCGAATTTTGAGCAACGAGCCGCGAAAGCGCTTGCCACTAACATCCGTTCTCCAACCCGTTGCAACTCATTCAAGTTTACCCCTGTTGGTGGCTGAAGGTGGCTCTGCGCTTGTCGAACTTGGTAGTGGTGGCCCCAAAAGAGCAAGATCTTCAATATGCAGCTCTATCATCTTGCAATTGCTTCCAGGCTCTGGCCCAATTGACTTCTTCGAGAACATAACTGATGAGATGTCGACAGCAGCTACGCCACAGCATGGCCCACCAGCCATCCGTTCACTACTGCCGAACCTAACCAGGTGATAAAAGAAATGTGTCACTTACGATGACACCGAGTCCATCTCATTGCGTCGACCGAGGCTGTCTTGAACGTCCTATGGTTTCCTTCCGATCTGGAGACCAGATAGTTGCATTCTGCAGACTTTCATGATCGGGCAACGAGCTGCATGGCCATGTTATCTTGATGGTCTAGACCCCGCGGCCGGGGTTCCGGTACGTGGCTGACAAGCTGACCGGAGATGCCACTAATTCTGCATTTCAACAGAGTGCAGGGGTAACCCCCAAAAGACACACACAGTTTTGCGAGGGTGCAATCAGAGGCAGCTTTAAACATTCGGGAACTTAATCCCTGTTCTGATCCATACACATGACCCTGGACTGTGGTGTAGCTGAATTGAAGCAGGCACGTGCTCGTCCCACAAACCGAATACTGTGCAGCAAACAAAAGCATTTTTTGAGTGTTTTCAGCTAGTTTGAGGTGGATTGAAGAGAGGGTATTTCGGCCACACTGACGTTTGATTAGACCGGCCAGTAAAGTGGATGTCGTGACGTGACGCCGTTCGATCTACCAGAATAATACTCCATTCACGATCGTGGGTCCCGAGATCGCGGGCCACAACAAGGACCCTGACGGTGGTAGCGTCGGGATCCCTAGCTCGGGCCAACCCCAAATCAAATACCAGAGTCTCGGTAATGGTATTAATCAGTCTGCCCTGTAACTGTTTAACCACATATATGTGCAAGACTTGCTATGTGACATGTTGGATACCCAAACAAGTCCGCTAGCCAACGGTGCCGTCCGAAGCTCCCGTACCGATTCCGGGTTGCAGAATGCCCGAGCCTGAACCTTGCGAGGCGCTGGGCTTTCTGGAGCCTTATGCTGTCTGAGAATGGATGTCTGCAGTTGCGAATCGATGGCACGAGTGTGACGGAGAGACACGTCCGATCTTCCAGGCTGGGCGCATCAGTGGTTCGGTTCAGTCGGTCGGCCGATCTCAGTGTcagcgccagcgccagcgTCAGTTCCAATACCGATTCCAATTCTGCTAAAAACGTGAATGGGGATCGCGAGTCAAGTCATGGATATGTACCCTTCGAGTTGGTTCATGAAGAAACTCGTGCTCTCATGTAAGAAAGGTGGGCCCTGTTTGAGGTTCGTTTATCCATACAGTACGTTTTGTAAGCGCTGCATTACCGCCCCCCGCCTACCGTGCGGGTCAAGGAGCAAAAGCTCCGGGTGCTTGACGGTGCTCATCAGACAAGCGTAAAGGTGAGGTAGTGTTTTCCACCAAAAGTCGCTGCTGGGCGGACGCACAGGATTTTAatatctccttcttcaaaaTGCCTCGTAGTCGCATGCTCTTGTTCCCTTTTCTATTTCGTGCGGTACCATCCGCTCGTCACCATGTCCCTCTTTTGCCACGAGCCCTCCAGGTAACGTCGCCCGGGGCCGAGACAACCAACCTGACGTGGACTCGTCTTCTCGCCTTTTTAAGCTCCGGTTGGGTACCTGTAACCCCCTGAAGCCCCCCTGGATATACTGGACACACTGGGCCACGGTGGCAACCACGTCTTCACAGTACTGTACTTTCTTAGACGGCACGTTTGTTTCGACGCCACACTCTTTATATCAGCCCTATCCGGTTATTGCCAGACAGTTATTTTGCAACGACTCCTGAGAATTGATCACCATTATCTTTTGTCTGTGGTAATTGTCAACTTGTCCCTACTTACACATTCATGCGCCACCTTCAACGTTTCAACATCGTTGTCCATGTCGTTCGTGCGAGCGTCCCCTTTCTCAATCGTCGACTTCGATCATCAACCACTCGAAGTTTAAGAACAAGCTCGAGCTCACGATAAATGTGCACGCAGCATTCGGCTGCATGCCACGTCTGCGGGAAAGATTATCTGGTTTATGTTGAATTCTGCCACTTCTTCCACCCGCCATTGCTTGTATGCCCACAAGGCCTGCTTTTCCTTCGGAATGGTATGCGTGACGGACAGTGCCCAAGCCCAGTTTGTCCGAATAGTCTGAGAGGAGGCTGTCGGGTCATGTAAAACGCCTGTTATATATTCAAAATCTCGAACAAGGGGTAGTTACTGCATACTTCCTCTTTCCGATCCGCCATCATCCCAGCCATGACTCTCAGAGCTTCTGTCCAGCTACTTCAACCTCCACGACCTGGTCGACTCCTTTGTACTCTGGGACCTCGAAGTCATATTTCTTTGCGATGGATGGAGTCACAAACCTATGCTGGAGGTTAGTTGCCTTGAGAGTTGAGACAGTGTTATTGACTGGTGCGTACCGCCCGCCAATAAAGTGTCGACCTTTGAAATGCTTCACTAGTGGCTTTGGTGCCGTTAGGCTAATAAGTGCTGTAGGCATGAAGGAACTGCCGAGTCCCGACTTCGGTGGACCATCTTCGATATCCCAGGATGAAGGGGCATCAACTGCTGTGACTGGGAGCTTTGTGTCctgaagagcttgaatcACAGCAGGAAATGGTTCTCGAACTTCTCCTGAAAAGCTGAAACCTAGTTGAACGGTCAAAGACTGTCGCTATCGAAAAAGTACAAGTACAAACCGAATATCGCGTCGACAACATGATCCGTCGAGTTCAGCGCCAAGGGGAAGTCATTGACGAAAGGAACCCCAAGGTCTTCAAGTTGTTTTGCGAGTCGCTGGGAGCAGTATCAGCAACTATTCAGCTTTCGGATATGGAATCAAGACGAGACGTATTTGAGAGGTTGGGTATACCGATTTTCCGGTGCACCGGTTGTTACCATTCAACGATTCCCGTAGTACTGGTAGAAAACCGACAAAATAATTGTGAGAAGTACGTAGCTACAAGATCGCAGCAATGTTACAAACAAAAAGTCATGCGACTTTCATGGTGAAAAAATTGTGAAACCCGGATTTTCTTGGTAAACCTACTTGATAGAGATCATTCTTGCTTCGTTTGGGATAGAAGACGCTCGGGCTATATCCATACTGACGAAGATGGCGAGCAGCAACTAGTCCATCACCACCTGATGCTGTTAGAGAGAATTCTTGGTATAAGCAGGTAAGCACAAAACACCAACCGTTGTTTCCAGGACCACAGGCAACAAGGATCCTGCGGCCACTCTCGAGAGGCTGGAGGCGGTAGACTTATTATGTTAGCAGTTCATCGTCATAAGAAATGGCATGGGCTTTGTGAGACCAAAGTGAGATCTTAGGGGGCTCAAGTCAGGTAAAATCACTAACCAGCTTGAGAAACAGCAAGCCCAGCGAGCTCCATGAGCTGATCAATAGAGAACGCTCCAGTGCTCATGAGCTCCTGatcaagagcagcagcagccttggctcCGAGGGTCTGAAACGGTCAGTGAATGAACGTAGAGTAACAATGAGAGTACTTATGACTTGCCTTGATCGCCATAATGCCTTTGAATATTGCGTTTTTGATAATGATCGATGAATCCTCGCAAAAGTCTTAGCGGAAACTAGATTCCGTATGGGTCTGAGAGATGGAAAAGTTGGGTGAATTCGAAAATGTCGTCAGTCAGGAATGGTTGAAATGTCCAGGGAGTCACGGACTGACATCACTCGGCAAGAGCTGCTTCATCAGCCGCCGTTGGAACTCCATGTGGATAGGTGCCTAGGGTAGCCACACTATTCCCGGTCGACCCACCATCTTCCATATGATGCAAGCCACATCGGCAAAAATAGCCCCCGGCTCCGTGTCGAATTTGACAACCTTCAGAATAGCAGCAACAACTTGGTAATTGCTTTAATTCGTGGTCCTCAAGTCCCCCATATCGCCGCCATGGTTGTCAAGATCCGCCTCGCCCGATTTGGGCGTCGAAACCAACCCTTCTACAATATTGTCATTGCCCACGCCCGGTCCGTCAGCCCGTGATATATGTCACAATTGAGCGCATCATTAACAGGTATTTAGGACGGCTCGTAACTCCCGCCCGCTGGAGGTCATTGGCACCTACGACCCAATTCCTAAACCCGACCCTTACGACACATCCGGAAAGCTTCATAAGGATATCAAGCTCGATAGTCAACGCGCGAGATACTGGATCGGTGTTGGTGCACAGCCCACAGACACAGCCTGGAGGTTACTTTCTATGGTGGGTATTCTACCAAAGAAGCAATTTGGCCCCAAACAAGACAACACAAAGGGTGTCATAGACCAGGGG encodes the following:
- a CDS encoding probable ribosomal protein S16, mitochondrial — translated: MVVKIRLARFGRRNQPFYNIVIAHARTARNSRPLEVIGTYDPIPKPDPYDTSGKLHKDIKLDSQRARYWIGVGAQPTDTAWRLLSMVGILPKKQFGPKQDNTKGVIDQGKVRIR
- a CDS encoding TGR-CL10C-like protein, with the translated sequence MAIKTLGAKAAAALDQELMSTGAFSIDQLMELAGLAVSQAVYRLQPLESGRRILVACGPGNNGGDGLVAARHLRQYGYSPSVFYPKRSKNDLYQRLAKQLEDLGVPFVNDFPLALNSTDHVVDAIFGFSFSGEVREPFPAVIQALQDTKLPVTAVDAPSSWDIEDGPPKSGLGSSFMPTALISLTAPKPLVKHFKGRHFIGGRFVTPSIAKKYDFEVPEYKGVDQVVEVEVAGQKL